In Pseudonocardia sp. DSM 110487, the sequence GGCATGGTTCGACGGGGAGGAGCTGCTCGCCGAGGCCAAGGCCGCGTTCGACGGGCCGGTGGAGCTCGTCGCCCCCGACTGCGCGTACGAGATCTGACTGACTACTGGCCGATTCCCTGCCAGACGGCCATCGATCCGGCGTGCCCGACCAACACCACGATGGCGGCGGTCGCGAGGCCCGTGAGCGCAGCCACCGCCGAGAGCCCGGTGGCCACGCGATAGCGGGTGGGGGTGGCAGCCGGCGCGGCATGCGCGCCCACCTCGGCCCGTACAGCCGCGAGCTCGGTGAGCACGGCGCTGCCCAGCAGGACGAGGAACGCGAGCGCGACCGGCAGGAGCCACGAGGCGCGCTGCATGTGGATATCGAGCACCGGGTTCTGGACATCGAGGGCGGTATACAACTCTGAGCCGGTGCTGGTGGCCATCGGGATCGCCGCGACGCCGGCAAGGGCGATGAGCAGGACGGGGATGCCGAACGAACGCCGCCACGAGCGTCGTACCGCGATCACGACGGCGCCCAGCGCCGCGAGCGGCAGCAGGACGACCACGGCATGGACGACGAGCGGATGCAGCGGGATGCCGTCGATGACCCACATGTCCTGTCCAACGGGCGGCCGCGGCGTCGGGTTCAGCCGGGGTCATAGGGTGGCCGCGTGACACGCGCAGACGGCAGGTCCGACGACGAGCTCCGCCCGGTGACGATCACCCGGGGCTTCCAGAAGCACCCGGCGGGCTCGGTGCTCGTCGAGTTCGGCGACACGAAGGTGCTGTGCGCGGCGAGCGTCGCGGAGGGCGTTCCGCGCTGGCGCAAGGGCTCCGGCCTCGGATGGGTCACCGCGGAGTACGCGATGCTGCCCTCGGCCACCAACACCCGCAGTGACCGCGAGTCGGTGAAGGGCCGCATCGGCGGCCGCACGCACGAGATCAGCAGGCTGATCGGCCGCTCGCTGCGCGCGTGCATCGACCTGGCTGCGCTCGGCGAGAACACCATCGCCCTCGACTGCGACGTCATCCAGGCCGACGGCGGCACCCGCACGGCCGCGATCACCGGTGCCTACGTCGCGCTCGCCGACGCCGTCACCTGGCTCGGCAGCCACGGTGCGCTGGCCGACCCGAAGCCACTGTCCTG encodes:
- a CDS encoding DUF2231 domain-containing protein produces the protein MWVIDGIPLHPLVVHAVVVLLPLAALGAVVIAVRRSWRRSFGIPVLLIALAGVAAIPMATSTGSELYTALDVQNPVLDIHMQRASWLLPVALAFLVLLGSAVLTELAAVRAEVGAHAAPAATPTRYRVATGLSAVAALTGLATAAIVVLVGHAGSMAVWQGIGQ
- the rph gene encoding ribonuclease PH — translated: MTRADGRSDDELRPVTITRGFQKHPAGSVLVEFGDTKVLCAASVAEGVPRWRKGSGLGWVTAEYAMLPSATNTRSDRESVKGRIGGRTHEISRLIGRSLRACIDLAALGENTIALDCDVIQADGGTRTAAITGAYVALADAVTWLGSHGALADPKPLSCQVAAISVGVVDGRVRLDLPYEEDSRAEVDANVVATDTGTLIEVQSTGEGATFTRSTLDTMLDIALAGIRQLSDLQSEVLAQPYPRDLPGRS